Genomic window (Acidobacteriota bacterium):
TCGGCTAGGATCTTCGCCTTGTCGTTGCCGTATTTTTCGGCGACCAGCTCGAGCGAGGGCACCAGCGCACAGTACTCACCGAGGGAGTCCCACCGCAGGTGGCCTTCCGAGTTGAACTGCTGAACGTGTTTTGGAGCCGAGCCACCGGCACCGGTCTCGAAGAGCCCGCCGCCGTTCATCAGCGGCACGATCGACAGCATTCGGGCGCTCGTACCGAGCTCGAGAATCGGGAAGAGATCGGTCAGGTAGTCGCGGAGAACGTTGCCGGTGACCGAGATCGTATCCTCGCCCCGGCGAATCCGCTCGAGCGAGAACTTCATGGCGTCAACCGGCTTCATGATGCGAATGTCCAACCCGTCGGTATCGTGATCGGGAAGGTAAGTCTTCACCTTCTTGATGATCTCGGCATCATGCCCGCGCGCTTCATCCAACCAGAAGATGGTGGGCGATCCGGTCGCCCGCGCCCTGGTGACCGCGAGCTTCACCCAGTTCTGGATCGGCGCGTCCTTTGCCTGACACATGCGGAAGATGTCTCCCGTTTCCACCTTCTGCTCGAGGACGGTGGTGCCTGAAGTATCGACGACGCGAATCGTGCCGCGTGCAGGCGCCACGAAGGTCTTGTCGTGCGAGCCGTACTCCTCGGCCTTCTGCGCCATCAGGCCAACGTTGGCGACATTGCCCATCGTTGCCGGGTCGAATTGGCCGTTTCGTTTGGCGTCCTCGAGGATCTCCGAATACATCGTCGCGTAACAGCGATCCGGCACCATGGCGATACAGTCCTGGAGCTGGTCGTCCTTGTTCCACATCTTGCCACCGTCACGAACAACGTTCGGCATCGATGCGTCGACGATGATGTTGTTGGGGAGGTGGAGGTTTGTAATGCCGTTCCGGGAATCGACCATCGCGAGGTCGGGCCGGGACGCGTACACGGCGTCGATGTCGGCTTCGATCTCGGCCTTCTTGTCGGCGGGGAGCCGATCCAGCCTTTCCAGCACATCGGCGAGGCCGTTATTGACGTTGGCGCCGATCTCCTCGAGCACCTCGGCGTGCTTGTCGAGCGCCTCGGCGTAGAAGACGGAAACGCAATGGCCGAACATGATGGGATCGGAGATCTTCATCATCGTCGCCTTGAGGTGCAGTGACAGCAGCACGCCGTCGTTCCTGGCTTCCTCGATCTGCGCGCCGTAGAACTCGCGAAGCGCGGCGACGTTCATCACTGCCGTATCGACGACCTCGCCCTCCAGGAGGGCGATATTCGGCTTCAACACGGTGGTCGATCCATCGCTGGCGACGAACTCGATCCTGACATCGGTCGCAGCGTCCATCGTGGTCGAGTTTTCACTCTCGAAGAAATCACCGCGGCTCATGTGGGCGACCCGCGCCCTCGATCCCGACTCGGGCCAGGGCTTCATCATCTTGTGCGGGTGCTTCTGCGCGAAGCTCTTGACCGATGCAGCAGGTCTGCGGTCGGCGTTGCCTTCACGAAGCACGGGGTTCACTGCGGAACCGAGACACACCGAAAATCGGGCCCGCAGCTCATTCTCGGCTTCCGTCTTGGGCTCCTCGGGGAAGTCCGGGATGTCGTACCCCTTCGATTGCAGCTCCTCGATGGTTGCCTGGAGCTGGGGAATCGAGGCGCTGATGTTGGGCAGCTTGATGATGTTGGCCTCGGGTTGCTTGACCAGCTCTCCGAGCTCGGCGAGGTGGTCCGGGATCCTCTGGTCCTCGGTCAGGTTTTCCGGGAAGTTCGCGATCACGCGACCGGCCAACGAGATATCACTCAGCTCGATCTCGACGCCGGAGCCCCTGGTGTAGGCGCGGAGGATTGGCAGGAAGGAAAAGGTCGCCAGCAGCGGTGCCTCGTCGGTCTTGGTCCAGATGATTTTCGAGTCGGTCATGGTGCATCCTTGGTGGGGGTTTTGCCGCAAGCCGGCAAGGCAGTCTAGCCTTTCCAGCTGCGATTGTCAGCAATCATCTTTTTCGGATTCCTGGACGGCATCGGCGATCTCCTGGCTCTGCTCGACACCGGC
Coding sequences:
- a CDS encoding NADP-dependent isocitrate dehydrogenase is translated as MTDSKIIWTKTDEAPLLATFSFLPILRAYTRGSGVEIELSDISLAGRVIANFPENLTEDQRIPDHLAELGELVKQPEANIIKLPNISASIPQLQATIEELQSKGYDIPDFPEEPKTEAENELRARFSVCLGSAVNPVLREGNADRRPAASVKSFAQKHPHKMMKPWPESGSRARVAHMSRGDFFESENSTTMDAATDVRIEFVASDGSTTVLKPNIALLEGEVVDTAVMNVAALREFYGAQIEEARNDGVLLSLHLKATMMKISDPIMFGHCVSVFYAEALDKHAEVLEEIGANVNNGLADVLERLDRLPADKKAEIEADIDAVYASRPDLAMVDSRNGITNLHLPNNIIVDASMPNVVRDGGKMWNKDDQLQDCIAMVPDRCYATMYSEILEDAKRNGQFDPATMGNVANVGLMAQKAEEYGSHDKTFVAPARGTIRVVDTSGTTVLEQKVETGDIFRMCQAKDAPIQNWVKLAVTRARATGSPTIFWLDEARGHDAEIIKKVKTYLPDHDTDGLDIRIMKPVDAMKFSLERIRRGEDTISVTGNVLRDYLTDLFPILELGTSARMLSIVPLMNGGGLFETGAGGSAPKHVQQFNSEGHLRWDSLGEYCALVPSLELVAEKYGNDKAKILAETLDQAIASYLENGKLPSRKVNEIDNRGSTFYLALYWAQALAAQDVDTELKERFTPIAAALAENEVAIADELLAAQGLPADIGGYYLPDKAMAAKAMRPSQTFNAIIDAMETTK